Sequence from the Rhodanobacter sp. genome:
TCGCGCGCCATCCGGGCCATCCGCCGCAAGTTCCGCAACTCCAAGCCGTTGCACGCGAAACCATGCAGACCGCGCTCGATGCGTGTAGCGGCAATGTATCGGAAGCGGCCAGGCGCCTCGGTGTCAGCCGCAGCACGTTGTACAGGCACCTGCGGTGAAAGGAGATGCATCCCTGGAACCGACGGTCGCGGCAGTGGTGTTCTGAACAGAGAAACGTCGACGTTGTCCACGAACGGCGAACCGCTCCGGCCGAGCCAAGGAAACTCGAGTCTCCGAGTATGCACGCCGCGATTGCCGCGATGCGGCTGCAACCGCGATGATTGCCGGACCCGCCATCGCCGCCGCGTAAGTTGCCATTCACCATGTCCGACACCGCCCTCGTCCTGTTCCGGCGCGACCTCCGCCTGGCCGACCAGCCGGCGCTCAGCGCAGCCTGCGCCGCGCACGACCGCGTGCTGCCGGTCTATCTGCACAGTCCGCACGAAGACGAACCATGGCCAGCCGGTGCGGCCAGCCGCTGGTGGTTGCACCACGCCCTCGAAACCTTGCAGCGCGGTCTCTCGGCACAAGGCGCTGCGCTGTACCTTGCGCGCGGCGAGAGCCTGCCCACGCTGCGCGCGCTGATCGCCGCCAGTGGCGCCGGCACGGTGTACTGGAGTCGCCGCTACGAGCCCGCGGCCATCGCGCACGACACCGCGCTCAAGCAGGCTTTGCGTGCCGACGGCATCGCCGTGCACAGCGCGCCGGGCAACCTGTGGTGCGAACCGTGGCAGTTGGCCACCGCGGAAAGCCAGCCCTACCGTGTGTTCACGCCCTTCTGGCGCAAGCTGCGCGCGCAGCTGACGGCCGGGACGCCCTTGCCCGTGGCGCATGCCCGCCAGTGGCTGTGCCTGCCCGGCAGCCTGCCGCTGGACGCGTTGCGCCTGCTGCCGCGCATTCCCTGGGCCGACGGGTTCGCCGAAAGCTGGCATCCCGGCGAAGCCGGCGCACAGGAACTGCTGGAGGTATTCGCCGACGATGCGCTGTCCGGTTATGCGGAAGGCCGCGACCTGCCCGCGCGGCACGGCACCTCGCGTCTTTCGCC
This genomic interval carries:
- a CDS encoding deoxyribodipyrimidine photo-lyase, coding for MSDTALVLFRRDLRLADQPALSAACAAHDRVLPVYLHSPHEDEPWPAGAASRWWLHHALETLQRGLSAQGAALYLARGESLPTLRALIAASGAGTVYWSRRYEPAAIAHDTALKQALRADGIAVHSAPGNLWCEPWQLATAESQPYRVFTPFWRKLRAQLTAGTPLPVAHARQWLCLPGSLPLDALRLLPRIPWADGFAESWHPGEAGAQELLEVFADDALSGYAEGRDLPARHGTSRLSPHLHFGEITPQQILHALQERGERVDARRRPDLEPYLRELGWREFAHHLLYHFPQTPTENFNPRFDGFRWANDDPAALQRWQRGRTGIPLVDAGMRELWHTGWMHNRVRMVAASFLTKNLRQHWHHGARWFWDTLVDADLANNTLGWQWVAGCGADAAPYFRVFNPYTQAAKFDPEAVYLKRWLPELAALPAKLLHEPWRDPAALAACGYPAPIVDVGATREAALATWQALPPR